One Coleofasciculus sp. FACHB-1120 DNA window includes the following coding sequences:
- a CDS encoding acyl-CoA dehydrogenase family protein, with translation MTSLLNRIELKDYAAIATALSQELAASAVERDRQAGVPHEEVRRLREAGLLPLVVPREYGGIGATWVEAFKILQEIAKADGSTGQLYCNQLILSVVGQVSGTPAQAERYYRATAQNHLFWGNAFNTRDTRLKIEPDGDRFRVNGMKTFGTGVAAADMRVFAAVQDGVDHPIAFILPKDREGIVYNNDWDNMGQRCTASGSFTFHNVLVNPDEILGPSPSPEGAFSTLLFVVNQLAKTHVYLGIAEGALEAARDYTTTMTRPWMTSGVDRASKDPYILQHYGELWTALKAAIALCNQASQQVQTAWEKGLTLTHEERGEVAIAVYTAKAFTTKAGLDITTRIFEVMGARSTAAKYGFDRYWRDLRTFTLHDPVDYKLRDIGNWVLNQELPMISQYS, from the coding sequence ATGACTTCATTACTAAACCGCATTGAATTGAAAGATTATGCAGCGATCGCAACTGCCCTATCCCAAGAATTAGCAGCGAGTGCTGTCGAACGCGATCGCCAAGCCGGTGTCCCTCATGAAGAAGTTCGGCGACTGCGAGAAGCGGGGCTGTTACCTCTGGTTGTACCGCGAGAATATGGCGGCATTGGCGCAACCTGGGTGGAAGCTTTCAAGATTCTTCAGGAAATTGCTAAGGCTGATGGTTCCACAGGGCAGCTCTACTGCAATCAGCTCATTTTATCAGTGGTGGGTCAGGTGAGCGGCACCCCCGCTCAAGCCGAACGCTACTATCGAGCCACTGCCCAAAATCACTTGTTTTGGGGCAATGCATTTAACACGCGGGACACTCGCCTCAAAATTGAGCCAGACGGCGATCGCTTCCGGGTAAATGGAATGAAGACCTTTGGCACCGGAGTGGCAGCCGCAGATATGCGTGTGTTCGCCGCCGTGCAAGATGGGGTCGATCATCCCATTGCCTTCATCCTTCCTAAGGATCGAGAAGGCATTGTCTACAATAACGACTGGGACAATATGGGACAACGCTGCACCGCTAGCGGTAGTTTCACATTCCACAATGTCCTCGTGAACCCGGATGAAATTCTCGGCCCGTCACCATCTCCAGAGGGTGCCTTTTCCACCCTCTTGTTCGTGGTGAATCAGTTGGCGAAAACCCATGTCTATCTAGGAATTGCCGAAGGAGCCTTGGAAGCGGCAAGGGATTACACGACGACGATGACTCGACCCTGGATGACCTCAGGCGTCGATCGGGCATCGAAAGACCCGTACATTTTGCAGCACTATGGTGAGCTATGGACTGCACTAAAAGCAGCGATCGCGCTTTGCAATCAAGCTTCGCAACAGGTACAGACAGCATGGGAGAAGGGACTGACGCTCACTCATGAGGAACGGGGTGAAGTTGCGATCGCTGTTTATACGGCTAAAGCTTTTACCACTAAAGCTGGCTTGGATATCACCACCCGCATCTTTGAAGTCATGGGCGCTCGTTCCACCGCTGCGAAATACGGCTTTGACCGCTACTGGCGCGACCTTAGGACATTTACCCTGCATGACCCAGTGGACTACAAGCTTCGGGATATTGGCAATTGGGTTCTCAATCAGGAACTGCCAATGATATCGCAGTATTCGTAA
- a CDS encoding class I SAM-dependent methyltransferase, whose product MTTLTLDQTKAEAFAERMLNILNSGAIAIMTSIGHRTGLFDTMAELPPSTSQQIADETRLNERYVREWLGAMVTGGFVEHNPTKNTYFLPLEHAAFLTRASSPDNIAAFSQYIPLLGSVEEQIIDCFYKGGGVPYSAFKRFHQVMAEDSGQTVVSALNDHILPLIPGLIEALEEGINVLDVGCGSGRAITKMAKEFPNSRFTGYDFSEEAIAIAQTEAQHLGLANIHFQVKDAATLDEVEKYDFIATFDAVHDQAKPDVVLRGIAQALRFDGVYLMQDIRASSYVGGNLDHPAGPLLYTISCMHCMTVSLAAGGMGLGAMWGQEKALEMLEDAGFTSVEIKQLAHDFQNNYYIVRKN is encoded by the coding sequence ATGACAACACTTACCCTAGACCAAACCAAAGCAGAAGCATTTGCCGAACGGATGCTTAACATTCTCAATAGTGGCGCGATCGCTATCATGACCTCCATCGGTCACAGAACTGGGCTATTTGACACGATGGCTGAACTACCGCCTTCTACAAGCCAACAGATTGCAGACGAAACAAGGTTGAATGAGCGGTACGTGCGCGAGTGGTTGGGAGCAATGGTTACTGGTGGGTTTGTGGAACACAATCCGACGAAGAATACCTACTTTTTGCCCCTAGAACACGCCGCCTTCTTAACGCGAGCTTCCAGTCCTGACAATATTGCTGCATTTTCCCAATACATCCCTTTGTTAGGCAGTGTTGAGGAGCAAATCATCGACTGCTTTTACAAGGGTGGTGGGGTTCCCTATTCTGCTTTCAAGCGTTTTCATCAAGTGATGGCGGAAGACAGCGGTCAAACGGTGGTTTCGGCGCTCAATGACCACATTTTGCCCTTAATTCCCGGACTGATTGAGGCACTTGAGGAGGGAATTAATGTGCTGGATGTAGGGTGTGGTAGCGGTCGTGCTATCACCAAAATGGCGAAAGAATTTCCGAATAGTCGGTTTACAGGCTACGACTTCTCAGAAGAAGCGATCGCGATCGCGCAAACCGAAGCCCAACACCTCGGTCTCGCAAATATCCACTTTCAAGTAAAAGATGCTGCTACTTTAGATGAAGTGGAGAAATATGATTTCATCGCTACCTTTGATGCAGTTCACGACCAAGCTAAGCCCGATGTAGTTTTGCGAGGAATTGCTCAAGCACTGCGCTTCGATGGTGTTTATTTGATGCAAGATATTCGCGCTTCCAGCTATGTGGGTGGCAATCTCGATCATCCGGCAGGACCATTACTTTACACCATTTCTTGTATGCACTGCATGACTGTATCGCTTGCCGCCGGAGGCATGGGGCTTGGTGCCATGTGGGGTCAGGAGAAAGCATTGGAAATGCTAGAAGATGCTGGTTTCACTAGCGTAGAAATCAAGCAACTCGCTCATGATTTTCAAAACAATTACTACATTGTGCGGAAGAATTAA